Proteins encoded together in one Desulfosporosinus meridiei DSM 13257 window:
- a CDS encoding FtsW/RodA/SpoVE family cell cycle protein: MILRLILRVLILGMMWIGLGLLNLDADSSRLLWQALIFTGIVLIGSILEHLFHFQGDPYILPVVQAIMAIGLIFVVRINPDVALHQFWWANIGQLIFYVVLWSIRDYRYFGRFRYIWGLLAVGLLLVTLLFGSEQGGATSSFKIAGIGIQPEEFVKLVLLLFMASYLEENEELLRVGTVQWGKISLPDWRTLRPFMIMVAFVLGILAAQKSLGTALVFYMLFVLMLYVVTERKLYLGISLPIFLLTGTVGYMLFRHVRVRVSVWLNPWQDPNGMGYQIAQSLFAIGGGKVLGTGLGNGIGASTVPVAISDFIFSVIAEELGFAGAMAVLVLFLIVVMRAFSISLRAKDRFGQILAAGIGILLGTETLIILAGVTKLLPLTGIPLPWVSYGGSSLIVHFILLGVLLNISNATAVSSHSSKNRGREYAT; this comes from the coding sequence ATGATTCTGCGTTTAATCTTACGAGTATTGATTTTAGGAATGATGTGGATAGGACTGGGTTTGCTGAATTTAGATGCTGATTCAAGCAGGCTTCTTTGGCAAGCATTAATTTTTACGGGCATTGTTCTTATTGGCAGCATCTTGGAGCACCTTTTCCATTTTCAAGGAGATCCCTATATTCTTCCTGTAGTCCAGGCTATTATGGCAATTGGGCTGATTTTTGTCGTGAGAATTAATCCGGATGTAGCTTTACATCAGTTTTGGTGGGCTAATATTGGTCAGTTAATTTTCTATGTTGTGTTATGGTCAATCAGAGATTATCGCTATTTTGGCAGGTTTAGATATATATGGGGACTCTTAGCGGTAGGCCTATTGTTAGTTACCCTTTTGTTTGGCTCGGAGCAAGGTGGGGCAACAAGTTCATTTAAGATCGCAGGGATTGGAATTCAGCCGGAAGAGTTTGTTAAGCTGGTCTTGCTTTTATTTATGGCTTCATATTTAGAAGAAAATGAAGAATTACTCCGAGTTGGGACAGTTCAATGGGGAAAAATCTCCTTGCCTGATTGGCGAACCTTAAGACCGTTTATGATTATGGTTGCTTTTGTCCTAGGGATTCTGGCTGCCCAGAAAAGCCTAGGAACAGCCTTAGTGTTTTATATGCTTTTTGTCCTCATGCTTTATGTTGTAACAGAGCGGAAGTTGTATTTAGGAATTTCGTTGCCCATTTTTCTGTTAACTGGCACTGTTGGATATATGCTTTTTAGACATGTTCGGGTTAGAGTATCCGTGTGGTTGAACCCCTGGCAAGATCCCAACGGCATGGGGTACCAGATAGCCCAATCATTGTTCGCTATCGGCGGTGGGAAAGTTTTGGGCACAGGTTTGGGGAATGGGATTGGTGCCTCGACAGTGCCTGTAGCAATAAGCGATTTTATTTTTTCTGTCATTGCCGAGGAGCTGGGATTTGCCGGAGCAATGGCTGTACTAGTGCTTTTTCTGATTGTAGTTATGAGAGCCTTCTCTATAAGTCTTAGGGCTAAAGATCGTTTTGGGCAAATTTTGGCGGCAGGGATTGGAATTCTTCTCGGTACCGAAACCCTAATAATTCTTGCCGGGGTAACAAAGTTGCTTCCTTTGACGGGAATTCCTCTTCCTTGGGTAAGTTATGGCGGTAGTTCCCTGATAGTTCATTTTATTTTATTGGGGGTTTTACTCAATATTTCTAACGCAACTGCGGTTAGTTCACACAGCAGCAAGAATCGCGGAAGGGAGTATGCAACATAA
- a CDS encoding Stp1/IreP family PP2C-type Ser/Thr phosphatase, whose amino-acid sequence MRVLSFSEKGCIRKNNEDSFLVLSDQGLYAVADGMGGHRAGEVASSVALHELEMWIPRLEGLEDLALENGITEAFIQANRVVNESSLTEPENAGMGTTLTVLLIRDEKVVIAHVGDSRAYLWRNEMLTPLTMDHSLVGELVRLGQISLDEAKKHPQRNVLMRAIGADPTIEVDCRSIGLQAKDVFLLCTDGFSNMISDQELTEEFLEPSSWEERFEKLRNLTLERGAPDNFTALCCIME is encoded by the coding sequence ATGAGAGTTCTAAGCTTTAGTGAAAAAGGTTGTATTCGAAAAAATAATGAGGATTCTTTTTTGGTATTATCAGACCAAGGTCTTTATGCTGTTGCGGATGGTATGGGAGGACACCGAGCAGGTGAAGTGGCTTCTTCCGTGGCCTTGCATGAGCTGGAGATGTGGATTCCTCGCCTGGAGGGGCTGGAAGACCTGGCCTTGGAAAATGGAATAACTGAAGCCTTTATTCAAGCAAATCGGGTGGTAAATGAATCGTCATTGACTGAACCGGAAAATGCGGGTATGGGGACAACATTGACGGTATTGTTGATCCGGGATGAGAAAGTAGTTATTGCCCATGTTGGTGATAGTCGAGCGTATCTATGGCGCAATGAGATGCTGACACCTTTAACTATGGATCATTCCTTAGTTGGCGAACTTGTTAGATTAGGCCAGATCTCACTCGATGAAGCTAAAAAACACCCTCAACGCAATGTCTTAATGCGTGCAATTGGAGCAGATCCCACCATTGAAGTAGATTGTAGGAGCATTGGTTTGCAAGCGAAAGATGTATTCCTCCTATGCACAGATGGCTTTTCAAATATGATCAGCGACCAGGAACTAACGGAAGAATTTCTTGAACCCAGCTCCTGGGAAGAACGGTTTGAAAAATTAAGAAATCTGACGCTGGAAAGAGGAGCCCCAGATAATTTTACAGCCTTATGCTGTATTATGGAGTAA
- a CDS encoding FHA domain-containing protein has translation MQFVLVIGRLAFVALIYLFIFRIFTALLADLQMKGVFQRSSNECGRLEVLTGGETLSRGRVFKVDGKGLRVGRGKHNDIVLPDHFASIDHAVFRLQKGQTILEDLGSTNGTWVNGEQIHSPVQMVAGDYVKIGSITFQYSRWQNESSKL, from the coding sequence ATGCAATTTGTTTTAGTGATAGGACGGCTTGCTTTTGTTGCCCTGATCTACCTTTTTATATTTCGCATTTTTACAGCTCTTTTGGCGGATCTCCAAATGAAGGGAGTTTTTCAACGCTCATCGAATGAATGTGGGCGTTTAGAGGTTCTTACCGGCGGAGAAACCCTTTCACGAGGGCGCGTCTTTAAAGTAGATGGGAAGGGGCTGCGTGTAGGAAGAGGCAAGCATAACGATATTGTTTTGCCGGATCATTTTGCATCCATTGATCACGCTGTTTTTCGGTTGCAAAAAGGACAAACTATATTAGAAGACTTGGGAAGTACGAATGGAACCTGGGTTAATGGAGAGCAAATCCATTCTCCGGTTCAAATGGTAGCTGGAGACTATGTGAAAATTGGAAGCATTACCTTCCAATACTCGAGGTGGCAAAATGAGAGTTCTAAGCTTTAG
- a CDS encoding FhaA domain-containing protein, whose amino-acid sequence MSLLARFEGMAEFLFTEAFKKSASRLQPVEIAKELVKAMLKNKQVSISQVYVPNIYRVYLHSKDWGPIASFGDAFLIELSKYLFAEAERNGYTFLTKPAIELHSDETVSPRQMAIEVDFDDSIVVDWGEDDQETAKDNEQLQLNQSNWRESTTIFRDSIKNNLSVEGIAGRNSNYYIEIIEGPDMGQRFSLQDEEAIVGRHSQCNLVLHDPEISRRHLKIAPGGDNGWWLDDLGSTNGTFVNGQRITHHTTAPGDRITIGQSTLVIQRSPLP is encoded by the coding sequence ATGAGCCTATTGGCCCGATTTGAAGGGATGGCCGAGTTTCTCTTTACTGAAGCATTTAAAAAAAGTGCCTCCCGCCTTCAACCAGTAGAAATCGCCAAGGAACTTGTGAAGGCAATGCTTAAAAATAAGCAGGTAAGCATCTCTCAAGTATATGTACCCAACATTTACCGGGTATACCTCCATTCCAAGGATTGGGGGCCAATAGCAAGTTTTGGAGATGCTTTTCTCATTGAGTTATCAAAATACTTGTTTGCAGAGGCAGAACGTAATGGTTATACATTCCTAACTAAGCCTGCTATAGAGTTGCATTCTGATGAGACTGTTAGTCCCCGGCAAATGGCTATTGAAGTAGATTTTGATGACTCAATTGTCGTTGACTGGGGAGAGGATGATCAGGAGACAGCCAAAGATAACGAACAACTTCAACTTAATCAATCGAACTGGCGAGAAAGCACGACAATCTTTAGAGATAGTATCAAGAATAACTTGTCAGTCGAGGGAATAGCCGGCAGGAATTCAAATTACTATATAGAAATTATAGAAGGGCCGGATATGGGGCAGAGGTTTTCACTTCAGGATGAAGAAGCTATTGTTGGTCGTCATAGCCAATGTAATTTGGTGCTTCATGATCCAGAAATTTCCAGAAGACACCTAAAGATTGCCCCGGGAGGAGATAACGGTTGGTGGCTTGATGACTTAGGAAGTACGAATGGAACATTTGTCAATGGTCAAAGAATCACCCATCATACAACCGCCCCCGGAGATCGTATAACCATCGGACAAAGTACATTGGTTATACAAAGATCCCCTCTGCCGTGA
- the rlmN gene encoding 23S rRNA (adenine(2503)-C(2))-methyltransferase RlmN: MTIMEKIELRGCSENELIEICQKIGLKRFRAIQLFQWVQQKAVRSWADIKNISKSDLETLSNHLHFSVLNKVREQRSKDGTRKYLFRLEDGETIECVLMDYARLKARDRHTICVSTQVGCPVGCAFCATGLEGFKRNLSAAEIISQVLDISQDIQQEDPDFQVTNIVFMGMGEPMLNYDQVLKSIRVLNQAQGLNIGMRRMTISTSGVVPKIIQLAKDNSQVGLAVSLHAADDSTRDKLIPMNRRYPLSELMEACREYSRITHRRITFEVALTADNSKPAEAEALARLLKGQLGHVNLIPVNPVVGTGMERPSQEKIVKFAQVLEDAGISVSSREERGTDIDAACGQLRRQWEGKLV; this comes from the coding sequence ATAACTATTATGGAAAAAATTGAGCTGCGCGGTTGTTCAGAAAATGAACTGATTGAGATCTGTCAGAAAATAGGGTTAAAAAGATTTCGGGCAATCCAGTTGTTTCAATGGGTGCAACAAAAAGCTGTGCGTTCCTGGGCTGATATAAAAAACATAAGTAAAAGTGACCTGGAAACATTAAGCAATCACTTGCATTTTTCTGTCTTAAATAAGGTTCGTGAGCAACGCTCTAAGGACGGTACGCGAAAGTATTTGTTTCGTCTTGAAGATGGTGAGACGATTGAGTGTGTCTTGATGGATTATGCCAGATTAAAAGCTCGGGATAGACATACTATTTGTGTGTCAACTCAAGTTGGATGTCCTGTGGGGTGTGCGTTTTGTGCTACAGGCTTAGAAGGTTTTAAACGCAACTTGAGTGCTGCCGAAATTATTAGTCAAGTATTAGATATTTCTCAAGATATTCAGCAAGAGGATCCCGATTTTCAAGTAACGAATATAGTATTTATGGGAATGGGAGAACCCATGCTCAATTATGATCAGGTTCTTAAATCAATCCGGGTTTTGAATCAAGCTCAGGGATTGAATATTGGTATGAGGAGGATGACAATTTCTACGTCTGGAGTTGTACCAAAAATTATTCAGTTGGCTAAGGATAATTCTCAAGTGGGTCTTGCAGTATCCCTTCATGCAGCAGACGATAGCACGCGAGATAAATTAATTCCTATGAATCGCCGCTATCCTTTGAGCGAACTAATGGAAGCATGTAGGGAGTATAGCAGAATAACTCATCGCCGGATTACCTTTGAAGTTGCTTTGACTGCTGATAATTCGAAGCCAGCTGAAGCTGAAGCTCTTGCTCGATTATTAAAGGGTCAGTTAGGACATGTTAATCTGATTCCGGTCAATCCAGTAGTTGGAACTGGTATGGAGCGTCCTAGTCAAGAGAAAATTGTGAAGTTTGCCCAGGTGTTAGAAGATGCGGGGATTTCTGTTTCTTCCCGTGAAGAACGGGGTACAGATATTGATGCAGCTTGCGGTCAACTTCGCCGACAGTGGGAGGGTAAGTTAGTATGA
- the rsmB gene encoding 16S rRNA (cytosine(967)-C(5))-methyltransferase RsmB, with protein MIKETARGMAVNLLTRVEVEGAYANLLLQKNISRLTDSRDRQFVTLLVNGVLKHRLTLDYALRKHLSKPMSSLPHEVRAILRIGAFQILYVDKVPPAAAINESVELAKNYPKFPGLVNVVLRKVMEKGWDIPWPDLKREPARYLSVRYSHPEWLILRWLKRWGAQETEALCKVNNEPAQTWIRTNTLKISREALKERLISEGISVELGLLVPESLKIQDFGALEQLASFQEGLFTVQDESSQLVAHVVDPKPGQSVLDTCSAPGGKSTHLAQLMQNKGEIQAFDIHNHKLELIGQLATKLGITIIQPQFGDARDLPGIRLESQDRVLVDVPCSGLGVLRRRADLRWQKEEQGLLELPSLQFAILERAASCVKDGGTLVYSTCTIEPEENFELVKKFRIAHPEFEPVNLVEDLPFKLEEKRDIQQAYKGMLQLMPHRHGTDGFFLAKFRRTNPQE; from the coding sequence ATGATTAAAGAGACAGCTCGTGGAATGGCTGTCAATCTGCTGACACGTGTGGAAGTAGAAGGTGCCTATGCTAACCTCCTTTTGCAAAAAAACATCTCCAGGTTGACAGATTCTAGAGATCGACAATTTGTAACACTTCTGGTAAATGGTGTGCTAAAGCATAGATTAACCCTAGATTACGCTCTAAGAAAGCATTTGAGCAAACCAATGTCGTCACTTCCTCACGAAGTCAGGGCAATTTTACGAATTGGGGCTTTCCAAATTCTTTATGTGGACAAAGTTCCCCCTGCGGCAGCAATTAATGAAAGTGTCGAATTAGCCAAAAACTATCCCAAATTTCCTGGGTTAGTAAATGTAGTCTTACGTAAGGTTATGGAAAAGGGATGGGATATTCCTTGGCCGGATCTGAAACGTGAACCGGCTCGTTATCTCTCAGTACGCTATTCACATCCCGAATGGTTAATTCTACGTTGGTTGAAACGCTGGGGAGCTCAGGAAACTGAAGCTTTATGCAAAGTTAATAATGAGCCAGCTCAAACTTGGATTAGAACAAATACCTTGAAAATTTCACGAGAGGCTTTGAAAGAGCGTCTAATTAGTGAGGGAATTAGCGTGGAATTAGGGCTCTTAGTGCCTGAGAGCTTAAAGATTCAAGATTTTGGTGCTTTAGAACAACTGGCAAGCTTTCAGGAGGGGCTGTTTACCGTTCAAGATGAAAGTTCCCAGTTGGTTGCCCATGTGGTTGATCCGAAACCAGGACAGTCTGTATTAGATACTTGTAGTGCTCCGGGTGGAAAATCCACACATCTGGCTCAGCTAATGCAAAACAAAGGTGAGATCCAAGCCTTTGATATCCATAATCACAAGTTAGAACTTATTGGGCAGTTAGCGACGAAACTTGGTATAACAATTATTCAGCCTCAGTTCGGCGATGCGCGAGATTTGCCTGGGATAAGGTTGGAATCCCAAGATCGAGTTCTTGTTGACGTTCCCTGTTCCGGATTGGGAGTTCTTCGACGCAGAGCCGATCTGCGCTGGCAGAAAGAAGAACAAGGTCTTCTGGAATTACCTTCTTTGCAATTTGCAATTTTAGAACGGGCTGCATCTTGTGTCAAAGATGGTGGAACTCTCGTTTATTCAACTTGTACAATCGAGCCTGAGGAAAACTTCGAACTTGTTAAGAAGTTTCGGATTGCCCATCCGGAATTTGAACCGGTTAATCTGGTTGAAGATCTCCCCTTTAAACTTGAGGAGAAGCGAGATATTCAACAAGCATACAAAGGGATGTTACAGCTTATGCCTCATCGTCATGGGACGGATGGATTCTTTTTAGCAAAATTTCGGCGTACTAATCCGCAAGAATAA
- a CDS encoding zinc metallopeptidase, producing the protein MFFWDPTMVLLIPAILLSLYAQFKISSAYNRYSKVRAQSGLTGAQVARGILNSNGLYDVRVEPVGGRLSDHYDPRTRIIRLSEDVFYGSSLSSIAVAAHETGHALQHASGYFPMQLRSSFVPVANIGSGAGPILIMIGLFMPTYGWLLELGIFAFAFAVLFQVITLPVEYNASSRALSLLQEGRMLGSEEIGGARSVLNAAALTYVAAALAAILQLLRFMLIARGRSDD; encoded by the coding sequence ATGTTTTTTTGGGATCCGACGATGGTGCTTCTAATTCCGGCGATATTACTTTCATTATATGCTCAATTTAAGATATCTTCTGCTTATAATCGTTACTCGAAAGTTCGTGCCCAGTCAGGACTTACGGGAGCGCAGGTGGCCCGAGGTATCTTGAATAGTAATGGTCTTTACGATGTGCGCGTGGAACCGGTTGGAGGACGACTTTCTGATCATTACGATCCGCGAACCAGGATTATCCGACTTAGTGAGGACGTTTTTTATGGCAGCTCACTTTCTTCTATCGCTGTAGCGGCCCATGAAACAGGGCACGCATTACAGCATGCCTCGGGGTATTTTCCCATGCAGCTCAGATCATCATTTGTACCTGTTGCCAATATTGGCAGTGGGGCAGGTCCGATTTTAATTATGATTGGTCTTTTTATGCCGACCTATGGGTGGCTCCTGGAACTCGGGATCTTTGCTTTTGCCTTTGCTGTACTCTTTCAAGTGATTACTCTTCCAGTAGAATATAATGCCAGCAGTAGAGCTTTATCTCTTTTACAAGAAGGGCGAATGCTGGGGAGCGAGGAAATCGGCGGAGCACGTTCCGTGTTAAATGCAGCTGCTTTAACTTATGTTGCAGCCGCTTTGGCAGCGATCCTCCAATTACTGAGATTCATGCTGATAGCTCGGGGTAGAAGTGATGATTAA
- the fmt gene encoding methionyl-tRNA formyltransferase, translating to MRVVFMGTPDFAVPTLKALAESGHDIVGVFTQPDRPAGRGKNLKPSPVKVAAEELGLSIYQPISIKNQDWIQQLKDLAPESIIVVAYGQILPKEILKLPKHGCINVHASLLPAYRGAAPIHWAVMKGETVTGVTTMLMDEGLDTGDMLLKRETIITPESTTGEIHDELATIGAELLVDTLNLIEVGRVIPTPQTGESNYAPLLKREHEGLDWSRRAVDLHDQIRGLNPWPGAFAMFRGENLKVWQSLPFFPPDEVVGTEIEHPESKAAVYRPGQIIQVLGDSLLVQTGEGILRVIEVQPAGKRSMPARDFLNGRHGQVGEVFE from the coding sequence ATGCGTGTTGTTTTTATGGGTACCCCTGATTTTGCTGTACCTACATTAAAAGCCTTGGCAGAGAGTGGTCATGATATAGTAGGAGTTTTCACTCAACCTGATCGACCGGCCGGCCGTGGGAAGAACCTAAAACCCAGTCCCGTAAAAGTTGCTGCTGAAGAATTAGGGCTATCTATTTATCAACCTATCTCAATCAAAAACCAGGACTGGATTCAACAACTAAAGGATCTAGCTCCCGAGAGTATTATTGTGGTGGCATACGGGCAGATTCTCCCTAAAGAGATCCTTAAATTGCCTAAACATGGATGTATCAATGTCCACGCTTCCCTGCTTCCGGCTTATCGCGGAGCAGCCCCAATCCATTGGGCGGTTATGAAGGGAGAAACCGTTACGGGAGTAACCACTATGCTGATGGATGAAGGGCTAGATACAGGGGATATGCTCCTAAAACGGGAAACTATCATTACACCTGAATCAACGACGGGAGAAATTCACGATGAGTTGGCGACTATAGGTGCAGAGCTTCTAGTTGATACTTTAAACCTGATTGAAGTAGGAAGAGTCATACCGACGCCTCAAACAGGGGAGTCCAATTATGCACCTCTTCTAAAACGAGAGCATGAAGGATTAGATTGGTCTCGTAGGGCGGTTGATTTACATGATCAAATTCGTGGATTAAACCCTTGGCCTGGTGCGTTTGCCATGTTTCGGGGAGAAAACCTCAAAGTCTGGCAAAGCTTACCCTTTTTTCCACCAGATGAGGTTGTAGGAACGGAAATTGAACATCCAGAATCCAAGGCGGCGGTCTATCGCCCTGGTCAGATTATTCAAGTGCTGGGAGACAGCTTACTTGTTCAGACCGGTGAGGGAATTCTGCGAGTGATTGAGGTTCAACCGGCAGGAAAACGCTCCATGCCGGCTCGGGATTTTTTGAACGGCCGCCATGGTCAGGTTGGAGAAGTTTTTGAGTAA
- the def gene encoding peptide deformylase, which yields MAVYQIVEIGADVLREKAKEVKEVNESIIKLLDNMVDTMHAAEGVGLAAPQIGVSKRVIVVQVDDVLVELINPVILEKEGANSAEEGCLSIPNMTGDVVRAAKVRVQGLNRKGEMVDIRAEKLLARALQHEIDHLEGILFVDVAKKTYRA from the coding sequence ATGGCTGTTTATCAAATTGTAGAAATTGGTGCAGATGTTCTGCGTGAAAAGGCTAAAGAGGTTAAAGAAGTTAACGAATCGATCATTAAGCTTTTGGATAATATGGTGGATACAATGCATGCCGCAGAGGGAGTAGGGTTGGCGGCCCCGCAAATTGGGGTTTCCAAGAGAGTGATTGTCGTTCAAGTGGACGATGTGCTGGTAGAGCTGATTAATCCGGTAATTTTGGAAAAGGAAGGAGCTAACAGCGCTGAAGAAGGGTGTTTAAGTATTCCCAATATGACTGGAGACGTGGTAAGGGCTGCGAAAGTTCGGGTTCAAGGGTTAAACCGAAAAGGAGAGATGGTTGATATTCGAGCGGAGAAATTATTAGCTCGGGCGTTACAGCATGAGATCGATCATCTTGAAGGAATACTCTTTGTAGATGTTGCGAAGAAAACCTATCGAGCTTAA
- the priA gene encoding replication restart helicase PriA, protein MFRYAEVLVDVANRRLDQSYHYSIPEHLCIKSGMRVLIPLQNRKVQGLVVNLLNDLPEGLDSINLKPVLEIAERDSLVPEDLIELSQWLAQTTVCSVAQSLHTVWPLLKGKVEEWIVPLATMEDTDIQALQWLDSEAFRALIVLNRARKKAIPLKTFLKRADVTQGMLEKLLKQGWVKKEVRFLTTREDSSLKQSTAAGQKNETKNLETSRDRTYELTREQSSAVQGVLSSLEAGASQTVLLHGVTGSGKTAVYRELIAQVLAQGGDAILLVPEISLTSQVARYFESQFGEQVIILHSGIRQRDKMKAWADIVSGNKRIVIGARSAVFAPLPNLRLIILDEEHDGAYKQDENPKYHARDVARKRMDQLKGVVLLGSATPSLEAYAAAQSGKIRMLTMTSRIGKSVLPTVEIVDMREELRQGNRSIFSLTLQQKLQERLVRGEQAMLFLNRRGYSTFVICRDCGYVVSCSNCEIALTYHTQGQAMRCHYCDHQELPPHTCPNCKSRYIRFFGQGTQRVEEELQGLLPEVSILRLDFDTTRSAEAHNIILNKFRHQEASILVGTQMMAKGLDFPNVTLVGVIAADQTLNMPDFRARERTFQLLTQVAGRAGRSTKPGEVVIQTYSPHDSAVVRASHHDFEGFFWEEIRYRKERKYPPYTHIIRVLLLHEKEDRVIKGANELGACLQQGMLEPKFGNTDLDILGPAPAVLVRLRNQWRWQISVKGKRQDLLREFLHQGVQRFFRSSASNGIMLNIEVDPLSS, encoded by the coding sequence ATGTTTCGCTATGCTGAAGTATTGGTTGATGTAGCAAATCGGCGTCTGGATCAGAGCTATCATTATAGTATTCCAGAGCATCTTTGTATAAAGTCTGGAATGAGAGTGCTGATCCCGCTTCAAAATCGAAAGGTTCAAGGGCTTGTAGTCAATTTGCTTAATGATCTGCCAGAGGGATTAGATAGTATCAATCTAAAACCCGTGTTAGAAATTGCCGAGAGGGATAGTCTGGTTCCTGAAGATTTAATTGAACTTTCCCAATGGTTGGCGCAAACAACAGTCTGTTCTGTAGCTCAAAGCCTACATACAGTCTGGCCGCTCCTAAAAGGGAAGGTGGAAGAGTGGATTGTTCCATTGGCAACAATGGAGGATACAGATATTCAGGCTCTGCAATGGCTGGATTCTGAGGCTTTTAGGGCCCTAATTGTTCTTAACCGGGCAAGAAAGAAGGCTATTCCTCTGAAAACTTTCTTAAAGCGAGCGGATGTCACCCAGGGGATGCTTGAGAAACTACTCAAACAAGGATGGGTAAAAAAAGAGGTTCGCTTTCTTACGACGAGAGAAGATTCTTCTCTTAAGCAGTCAACTGCTGCAGGGCAAAAAAACGAGACAAAAAATTTGGAAACTTCGAGGGATAGAACCTACGAGTTGACTAGGGAGCAGTCATCAGCTGTGCAGGGTGTGTTGAGTTCGCTAGAAGCAGGTGCGTCTCAAACAGTATTATTACATGGTGTAACCGGAAGCGGAAAGACAGCTGTCTATCGAGAATTGATTGCTCAGGTTTTGGCACAAGGTGGGGATGCAATTCTTCTGGTGCCTGAGATATCTTTAACATCACAAGTTGCACGTTATTTCGAGAGTCAATTCGGAGAGCAAGTTATTATCTTGCACTCGGGTATACGTCAGCGGGATAAGATGAAGGCCTGGGCGGACATTGTGTCAGGGAACAAACGAATTGTGATTGGTGCACGTTCCGCAGTGTTTGCTCCTTTGCCCAATTTGCGCCTGATTATTTTGGATGAGGAACACGATGGGGCCTATAAACAGGATGAAAACCCGAAATACCATGCGCGGGATGTTGCTCGTAAAAGGATGGATCAACTCAAAGGTGTGGTTCTGCTTGGAAGTGCAACACCATCATTAGAAGCCTATGCGGCGGCGCAATCAGGTAAAATACGTATGTTAACTATGACTTCGAGGATCGGAAAGAGTGTACTGCCGACTGTTGAAATCGTGGATATGCGAGAGGAACTTCGCCAGGGTAACCGAAGTATATTCTCTCTGACCTTACAGCAAAAATTACAGGAAAGGCTGGTTCGCGGCGAACAAGCCATGCTTTTCTTGAATCGGAGAGGGTATTCAACCTTTGTCATTTGTCGTGATTGTGGGTATGTAGTCAGTTGTTCCAATTGTGAGATTGCCTTAACTTATCATACTCAAGGGCAGGCGATGCGATGTCATTATTGCGACCATCAAGAATTGCCGCCCCATACTTGTCCCAATTGTAAAAGTAGATATATTCGGTTTTTTGGGCAGGGAACTCAACGTGTGGAGGAGGAACTCCAAGGTCTCTTGCCAGAGGTTTCTATCTTACGTTTGGATTTTGATACAACCAGGTCTGCTGAAGCACATAACATAATCTTGAACAAATTCAGGCACCAGGAAGCTTCAATACTTGTAGGAACGCAAATGATGGCCAAAGGCTTAGACTTTCCTAATGTTACTTTAGTTGGGGTTATTGCTGCGGATCAGACTCTTAACATGCCAGATTTTCGAGCCCGGGAGCGTACGTTTCAGCTTTTGACTCAGGTTGCCGGGCGAGCGGGCCGGAGTACAAAACCTGGTGAGGTGGTAATACAAACCTACTCCCCCCATGATAGTGCTGTAGTAAGAGCCTCACACCATGATTTTGAAGGCTTTTTTTGGGAGGAGATTCGTTATCGCAAAGAACGAAAATATCCACCCTATACACATATCATAAGAGTGTTACTGTTGCATGAGAAAGAGGATCGCGTTATTAAAGGAGCTAATGAATTAGGCGCTTGCTTACAACAAGGAATGTTGGAACCTAAATTTGGAAATACTGACTTGGATATTCTTGGCCCCGCGCCGGCCGTCTTAGTTAGACTCAGGAACCAGTGGAGATGGCAAATTTCTGTCAAAGGAAAACGGCAGGATTTACTTAGGGAGTTTTTACATCAGGGAGTACAGAGATTTTTTAGAAGTTCGGCCAGTAATGGAATTATGTTAAACATTGAGGTTGACCCACTCTCAAGTTAA